In Moorena sp. SIOASIH, the following proteins share a genomic window:
- a CDS encoding methyltransferase domain-containing protein, which translates to MSIGVDLSPAYLRKANQLFSKNPEELPQLVQANAEKLPYPDNFFHGISSVFLFHELPPAARQRVIEECFRVTKPGGVLTICDSMQLLDSPEFEVSMENFMAIYHEPYYRNYIIDNLVERLEKAGFEQVETKNHFVSKYWIARKPEILSDC; encoded by the coding sequence GTGTCAATTGGGGTTGACCTATCCCCCGCTTATCTACGCAAAGCCAACCAACTATTTTCAAAAAACCCTGAAGAATTGCCTCAACTCGTGCAGGCCAATGCCGAAAAGTTACCTTACCCAGATAATTTTTTTCACGGCATAAGCAGTGTATTTCTATTCCATGAATTACCACCAGCAGCTCGTCAGCGAGTAATTGAAGAATGTTTCCGAGTCACTAAACCAGGGGGGGTATTGACCATCTGTGATTCGATGCAACTATTGGATTCTCCTGAGTTTGAGGTATCGATGGAGAATTTTATGGCTATTTATCACGAGCCTTATTACAGAAATTACATTATAGATAACTTAGTCGAACGTCTCGAAAAAGCTGGCTTTGAACAGGTTGAAACTAAAAATCACTTTGTTAGTAAATATTGGATTGCGCGCAAGCCGGAAATTCTATCTGATTGTTGA
- a CDS encoding M15 family metallopeptidase, producing the protein MPDHHHRQLLKNLMYSAGFRCHPREWWHFCLGDQMWAWLRNQENATNSAPDSRQPLRTWYSSLGNRRP; encoded by the coding sequence TTGCCTGATCACCACCATCGACAGCTGTTAAAAAATTTAATGTACTCGGCTGGGTTCCGGTGTCATCCTAGAGAGTGGTGGCATTTTTGCCTCGGAGACCAAATGTGGGCTTGGCTACGCAATCAAGAGAATGCAACCAATTCTGCTCCCGACAGTCGTCAACCACTTCGAACCTGGTATTCTAGCTTAGGGAATCGGAGACCGTAG